One window from the genome of Asterias amurensis chromosome 12, ASM3211899v1 encodes:
- the LOC139944990 gene encoding methionine--tRNA ligase, mitochondrial-like, protein MSMGALRLMTLGQTCTASVSRHARVGWSSLNVRALGSSNVRRNDFLTTPIFYVNAVPHIGHLYSALIADCAHRWQRISGAEGTIFSTGTDEHGLKVQQAASLAGKEPLEFCDKVSQEFRRLFNSSYIQYTDYIRTTEKRHHTAVNTFWTTLQDNGFIYKGEYEGWYSTSDETFLSSQQVEDGIGKDGSKVKVSVETGNAVEWTSETNYMFKLSDFSTPLLEWLDKNPRAVYPPKFNNMVRQWVQDGLQDLSVSRQRDRLQWGIPVPGDSSQTIYVWLDALVNYLTVSGFPGQTKLWPATHIVGKDILKFHAIYWPAFLMAAGLSPPKSIVCHSHWTMGNFKMSKSRGNVVDPFDRLKTYTPDGLRFFLLREGVLHSDGDYTDEKILKLLNSELADTFGNLLSRVTGKALNPSQVFPKCHAELFPWQQSSQLASGRATAEDYALVSAVSLLPDSVDSHYNNFEAYKSLDEIMSCLRQANAFIQRHEPWYLIKNKDQEPWLETVLYVAMETLRICGILMQPVIPEMAERLLCRLGVEESDRTLKDLECFQGMQRVIESRPLGEDTGVLFSRLQFKNRR, encoded by the exons ATGTCCATGGGGGCGTTGCGGTTGATGACGTTGGGGCAAACCTGCACTGCGTCAGTCTCCAGACACGCCAGAGTCGGATGGTCATCACTGAATGTCAGAGCTCTCGGATCAAGCAATGTCCGTAGAAACGACTTTCTGACAACTCCCATCTTTTATGTCAATGCAG TTCCTCACATTGGGCATCTCTACTCCGCCTTAATCGCAGACTGCGCTCACAGATGGCAGCGGATATCTGGAGCTGAAGGGACAATTTTCTCGACGGGAACGGATGAGCATGGTCTGAAGGTTCAACAGGCTGCTTCCCTCGCCGGGAAAGAACCTTTGGAGTTCTGCGACAAAGTCTCGCAAGAATTTAGA AGACTCTTCAATTCCAGCTACATACAGTACACAGACTACATCCGAACAACAGAAAAGAGACACCACACTGCTGTAAACACATTCTGG ACCACGCTGCAGGACAATGGCTTCATCTACAAAGGGGAATACGAAGGCTGGTACTCGACGTCAGATGAAACATTCCTCAGCTCACAGCAGGTGGAGGATGGTATCGGCAAAGATGGCTCTAAGGTCAAG GTCTCAGTGGAAACTGGGAATGCAGTGGAGTGGACCTCAGAGACCAATTACATGTTCAAACTCAGCGACTTCTCAACGCCACTTCTGGAGTGGCTGGACAAGAACCCtagag CTGTGTATCCACCAAAGTTTAACAACATGGTACGTCAGTGGGTACAAGATGGCCTGCAAGATCTTTCTGTCTCAAGACAGCGAGACAGATTACAGTGGGGAATCCCCGTTCCTGGTGACTCATCTCAAACA ATTTATGTGTGGCTGGACGCATTGGTCAACTACCTGACCGTGAGTGGATTCCCTGGTCAAACAAAACTATGGCCAGCAACACACATCGTTGGAAAAGACATCCTGAA GTTTCATGCAATCTACTGGCCTGCGTTTTTAATGGCAGCTGGTTTGTCTCCTCCTAAATCCATAGTCTGCCATTCTCACTGGACCATGGGAAACTTCAAG ATGTCAAAGAGTAGAGGTAACGTGGTGGATCCCTTTGATAGACTCAAGACCTACACCCCTGATGGTCTTCGGTTCTTCCTCCTTAGGGAAGGAGTCCTACATTCAGATGGGG ACTACACAGACGAGAAAATTCTGAAACTTCTGAACTCGGAGCTAGcggatacatttggtaatctGTTGTCAAGGGTGACAGGCAAAGCCTTAAACCCTTCCCAAGTTTTTCCAAAATGCCATGCTGAGCTATTCCCATGGCAACAGTCAAGCCAGCTTGCATCAGGAAGAGCAACTGCGGAGGACTATGCGTTGGTTTCGGCCGTTTCATTATTACCAG ATTCAGTGGATTCTCACTACAATAACTTTGAAGCCTACAAGTCGCTCGACGAGATCATGTCATGTTTGAGGCAAGCCAACGCCTTCATTCAACGACACGAACCCTGGTACCTCATCAAGAACAAGGATCAAGAACCCTGGCTGGAAACTGTCCTCTATGTTGCCATGGAAACACTTCGGATTTGTGGGATACTCATGCAGCCAGTAATACCAGAAATGGCCGAGAGGCTGCTATGCAGACTTGGTGTTGAGGAAAGCGACAGGACTTTGAAGGACTTAGAATGTTTTCAAGGAATGCAGCGAGTTATTGAAAGTAGACCTCTTGGAGAAGACACAGGGGTGTTATTTTCACGACTTCAGTTTAAAAACCGGAGATGA
- the LOC139944987 gene encoding LOW QUALITY PROTEIN: mediator of RNA polymerase II transcription subunit 12-like protein (The sequence of the model RefSeq protein was modified relative to this genomic sequence to represent the inferred CDS: inserted 2 bases in 2 codons), producing the protein MAAFVHHANRPLKRPRLGAPDVYPQEAKQKEDELTATNVKQGFIFNNLPTCQDEYGTARTSHINPNKFGACFSTMVAEKQKVNTFQDSGKKKIQISKDNYWLVTQTTKSKAAIQAWFQDLAGSKPLQYLAKRVPQFNKKDEIFVTLYDYGVPMIRATWFLKMTAAYSAAMSETKMKKRAPNDPSQDWCQLLNKFLRDQLAKIIEYHHTLAATQSAALSGALPGLGPLPAAQSSLPPEIEHALNLWQYNCKLVRYLYQEGMLECHEFLSWLVDITEKVRPHDDNTFRIVLPFCLQFLEEFVKSQMLSRRLAYMCVRRLTAMCNDATCAAAQPAPSPHMVTSPSSVTMPTSQPTQQQPLAAIFAEYTSCPQHRPIIVGLSLILQTITLRCPSALVWINIGEGKSAGSPGSPLDILPCAPSSLPLPGPPTMQNHHIRASIRNAEHQIKMRSRAAEVRWSSDKCQESTTESKMTAPCYYGNTPEITMYNLRGHTISRVLHVLELLDRHCFDRCDSCNCLDSLYNKIFNAPQNKDGSELPMSDDPIILLLCEWAVCSERNGEHRALVVAQLLEKRVIDLESEQKVDSEEKESMSTVSLLPGATPLFQGLLTHFLDTQAPVFVDESISSEDRRAFANLVLLFSELIRCDVFSHDAYMCTLISRGDLTTSPPPLVSEPPPSSERMDIDPEKRTPSEIKEEPKDMDDIEIKQEPEEKDSDDDSDDENKPSGIQKKESVSFQEKFLEAIQSNKLTAERDFFDDEKEDRKKGFRESSTPSPHQSKPNRHLMYAMHFPIPQDEMSAHECNQRLVLLYGFGKARDEARHTVKRIQRETLRALGSKKETPGKSDSKTKHIKTEGQQPVNLEQVVERYRTLSYFDQHMVTAACASHVLEQIQSCSQGSLENLPLVEQITLVFELMESALNIHGLLDFSVQLLNYMSIVEMELTQKSSPLAGNYTPNLCLSIVAVLRRYQACLLVSQEQTATVFELLCGVVKHVTNVTVCSSAERCILAYLYDLYTSCSHLKAKFSDMFSSVASKVKQTLYTSIHPSESNLMWNPKFMQEYILNSRGRQFHHSPLGKQLNESPTDRYSFVCNVLLSICCPTDAQMLNDLSIMCAELTSCCSALSSEWLGVLKALCCSSNPSCGFNDILCQVDVNDLSIHDSVAVFAAILIARHCFALEDVVEHVALTSLLVATPSLTAGTQMESDAEPGARLMCRLLLRLLSTGPLPGQSDRNGYFVKSSCDQHLLAAAHRSISVEALVGVLKAILLLGEASVGGGSSGNYDDFTDDPKSSGSIETASLSDYAKFTLKTICSQSWVREIFLKDPDRLWTQEVLLDQVLSHKQAHYLVQLICYPSGVSTVTDSNYENEQKHAITRILRNLDQWTLRVSWLELQLMLKQCANSEMNSLLDNIAKATIEVFQQQQGDDGSTSKGALIGQNGQRKSLQQHKSELERCGIWLVAPLISKLSSQVQGRVLRAAGNVLESVGQTWSKSSKDKDKQKTQMSLVSHQPLLSLVLTCLKGQDEQREGLLTSLQTQLTQFLQSPKDDRWEDEQSRRMMHEALQLRLSLVGNMFDTILRSQQWTTEFALLLLQLITTGTVDTHSNSELFTTVLDMLSVLINSTLSGDCSEGEKGREHQTLIKKLKKELGDKHSYDIDRVRQLLPVPKKTCDVVTVEPMGSLIDTKGNKIAGFDSIDKKQGLQVASKQKINPWDTLEAFKNPAPLSWSFFGAVRMERKPLKYQEQFRLTHYHTHTREKPDDYYFQPPQLPPDEEEPPQPISHNEVEKVTMESGNSLSESSKGDGSSGGQGETTINTTTSKKRKRAPRKKTPTPSQQIREPFAFNTGIGAGGGFQERPFMQQPQNYMQGQFPYQQPLPPAGPSRIDRQMTMGNSKAALRNMLVDRKHPGTQGHGQTQPREEALNFGSPILKYHLMQKRQQMXQAQAHYKQQQQQQAARGNVQDMFMPPFKGPHDGPXHHMPPGAPQQQIPTSAGYGGYNSQMMPQTPLPNDAMVSPNYSSHYSSHGAQPVGPGGMMGPQMGRPQSAQNQPAGYMSQHRQVPAVSRLQHQLQQRASMQHGVPPGNIMPHQPGAQITGTQPYMQQINPQERQRQLLQQQRLAAMQKHQGGQHQQPQHQQQPQHHQQDHETANLVSHLKSQMTRGGPPGSMAPQPLQPPPPQYNVYQQQY; encoded by the exons ATGGCGGCTTTCGTCCATCATGCAAACCGTCCTCTGAAGAGACCGAGATTAGGTGCCCCAGATGTCTACCCACAGGAAGCAAAACAGAAGGAA gaCGAGCTGACGGCTACAAACGTAAAGCAAGGTTTCATATTCAACAACCTACCCACATGTCAAGATGAG TATGGCACTGCAAGGACCAGCCACATCAATCCAAACAAG tTTGGTGCCTGCTTCAGCACTATGGTTGCAGAGAAGCAGAAAGTCAACACCTTTCAAGATTCAGGAAAGAAGAAAATACAGATCTCGAAAGACAACTACTGGCTG GTCACACAAACAACCAAGTCTAAAGCAGCAATACAGGCGTGGTTTCAGGATCTGGCTGGAAGTAAACCACTTCAATATCTGGCTAAAAGG GTACCACAATTTAACAAGAAAGATGAAATCTTTGTTACGTTATACGATTATGGAGTCCCAATGATTAGAGCCACATGGTTCCTTAAGATGACAGCTGCTTACTCTGCCGCCATGTCTGAGACAAAAATGAAGAAACGAGCTCCGAATGATCCCTCACAAG ACTGGTGTCAGCTGTTGAACAAGTTCTTACGAGATCAACTGGCAAAGATCATCGAGTATCACCACACCCTGGCCGCCACCCAGTCAGCCGCCCTGTCTGGCGCCCTCCCAGGCCTGGGGCCCCTCCCTGCCGCTCAGTCCAGTCTACCCCCAGAGATTGAACACGCGTTGAACCTGTGGCAGTATAACTGCAAGTTGGTCAGGTACCTCTATCAG GAGGGAATGTTAGAGTGTCATGAGTTTCTATCTTGGCTCGTTGACATCACAGAGAAAGTGAGACCACACGATGACAACACATTCAGAATAGTGCTACCCTTCTGTCTCCAG TTTCTTGAGGAGTTTGTAAAGAGTCAGATGTTGTCTCGTCGCCTGGCGTATATGTGCGTCCGTCGTCTCACGGCGATGTGTAACGATGCGACATGCGCAGCGGCCCAGCCAGCACCCTCTCCCCACATGGTCACCTCTCCATCAAG CGTTACTATGCCGACCAGCCAGCCTACACAGCAACAACCACTGGCGGCTATCTTTGCGGAGTACACCTCTTGCCCCCAGCACCGTCCAATCATCGTTGGTCTGAGCCTGATTCTACAGACAATCACGTTACGCTGTCCTAGCGCCCTCGTGTGGATCAACATAGGAGAGGGAAAGAGCGCTGGTTCCCCGGGATCACCGTTGGATATTCTTCCCTGCGCTCCGAGCAGCTTGCCACTCCCTGGTCCCCCTACTATGCAGAACCATCAT ATCCGAGCATCAATTCGGAATGCTGAGCATCAGATTAAAATGAGAAGCCGGGCAGCGGAAGTGAGGTGGTCATCTGATAAATGTCAAGAGTCAACAacag AATCCAAGATGACCGCCCCCTGTTACTATGGCAACACCCCCGAAATAACCATGTATAACCTCCGAG GTCACACTATAAGTCGAGTTCTACATGTTCTGGAGTTGTTGGACAGACACTGTTTTGATCGCTGTGATTCCTGTAACTGCCTCGATTCGTTGTACAACAAAATCTTCAACGCCCCGCAGAACAAAGACGGCTCAGAG TTGCCAATGAGTGATGACCCGATCATCCTGTTGCTGTGTGAATGGGCGGTGTGTTCTGAACGCAACGGTGAACATCGAGCCCTGGTAGTCGCTCAACTCTTAGAAAAACGGGTGATTGATTTAGAGAGTGAG CAAAAGGTAGACAGTGAAGAGAAGGAGTCTATGTCGACTGTGTCCCTCCTGCCTGGAGCTACTCCGCTGTTCCAGGGTCTCCTTACACACTTCTTGGACACTCAAGCTCCCGTCTTTGTTG ATGAGAGCATATCCAGTGAAGACCGGCGGGCCTTCGCCAATCTCGTCCTCCTCTTCAGCGAGTTGATTCGCTGCGACGTCTTCTCCCACGATGCCTACATGTGTACGCTTATTTCGCGCGGGGACCTGACGACAAGCCCCCCTCCTCTCGTCAGTGAACCACCGCCCTCGAGCGAAAGGATGGACATCGATCCTGAGAAACGGACGCCGTCTGAAATCAAAGAAGAG CCCAAGGACATGGATGACATTGAGATCAAGCAGGAGCCCGAGGAGAAAGATTCCGACGATGACTCCGACGACGAGAACAAACCAAGCGGGATTCAGAAAAAAGAATCCGTCTCCTTCCAAGAGAAGTTCCTAGAAGCCATCCAGTCCAACAAGCTCACAGCCGAGAGGGACTTCTTCGACGACGAGAAAGAGGACCGCAAGAAAGGCTTCCGGGAGAGCTCCACGCCATCCCCGCACCAATCCAAACCCAACAGGCACCTTATGTACGCCATGCATTTCCCGATCCCGCAGGACGAGATGTCCGCTCACGAGTGCAACCAGCGTCTAGTGCTCCTCTACGGCTTCGGGAAAGCCCGCGACGAGGCCCGGCATACCGTCAAACGTATCCAGCGAGAGACCCTCCGGGCTCTCGGAAGCAAGAAGGAGACCCCGGGTAAGAGcgacagcaaaacaaagcacATCAAAACGGAGGGACAACAGCCTGTAAATCTGGAACAAGTTGTCGAACGATACAGGACGTTGTCATATTTCGACCAGCACATGGTCACAGCCGCCTGCGCGTCGCACGTCCTGGAACAGATCCAAAGCTGCTCGCAGGGTTCGTTGGAGAATCTCCCGTTAGTGGAGCAGATAACGCTGGTGTTTGAGCTCATGGAGAGCGCCCTCAACATTCACGGTCTGTTGGATTTCTCGGTGCAGTTGTTGAACTACATGAGTATTGTGGAGATGGAGTTGACGCAGAAGTCGTCGCCTCTGGCTGGGAACTATACTCCTAATCTCTGCCTGTCGATTGTGGCGGTTTTAAGGAGATATCAGGCGTGTTTACTCGTGTCTCAGGAACAAACAGCCACTGTCTTTGAGCT tctttGCGGTGTAGTGAAGCATGTGACTAACGTCACAGTGTGTTCATCGGCAGAGCGATGCATCTTGGCTTATCTCTATGACCTCTACACATCTTGCAGCCATCTCaag GCCAAGTTTTCCGATATGTTCAGCAGTGTGGCCTCTAAGGTGAAGCAGACGTTGTATACCAGCATCCACCCATCAGAGTCCAACCTGATGTGGAATCCAAAGTTTATGCAGGAGTACATTCTAAACTCAAG GGGTAGACAGTTTCATCACAGTCCGTTGGGGAAACAGCTCAACGAGAGCCCAACAGACAGATACAGCTTTGTGTGTAACGTCTTGCTTAGTATATGCTGCCCTACAGATGCACAAAT GCTGAACGATCTGTCCATCATGTGCGCTGAGCTGACGTCATGTTGTAGCGCCCTCAGCTCAGAGTGGCTGGGAGTTCTGAAAGCGTTGTGTTGCTCTTCGAACCCTAGCTGTGGATTCAATGACATTCTCTGTCAAGTAGAT GTGAATGATCTCTCCATCCATGATTCGGTAGCAGTCTTTGCAGCCATACTGATAGCTAGACATTGCTTTGCCTTGGAGGATGTCGTTGAGCATGTCGCGCTGACGTCGTTGCTCGTCGCAACTCCTTCTCTAACAG CTGGTACTCAGATGGAATCGGATGCAGAGCCTGGAGCCAGACTCATGTGTCGTCTTTTACTACGCCTTCTCTCCACTGGTCCGTTGCCAGGCCAGTCCGATCGGAACGGCTACTTTGTCAAATCGTCTTGTGACCAGCATCTTCTTGCCGCCGCCCATCGGAGTATCAGCGTGGAGGCGTTGGTTGGCGTCCTTAAGGCCATTCTGTTGTTGG GTGAGGCCAGTGTTGGCGGTGGGTCCAGCGGGAACTACGACGACTTCACAGACGACCCCAAATCCTCTGGGTCCATCGAGACGGCGAGCCTCAGCGATTACGCCAAGTTCACTCTCAAGACAATCTGCAGTCAGAGTTGGGTACGGGAAATATTCCTGAAGGATCCGGACCGACTCTGGACCCAGGAGGTGCTGCTCGACCAAGTGCTGTCGCATAAACAG GCTCACTATCTTGTCCAATTGATCTGCTACCCGAGTGGTGTCTCCACGGTGACGGACAGCAACTATGAGAATGAGCAGAAACACGCCATCACTAGGATCCTACGG AATCTGGACCAGTGGACACTCCGAGTCTCCTGGTTGGAGCTGCAGCTCATGCTGAAGCAGTGCGCCAACTCAGAGATGAATTCTCTCCTGGATAACATCGCCAAGGCAACCATCGAAGTGTTCCAGCAACAGCAGGGCGACGACGGATCGACCTCAAAGGGCGCCCTCATTGGCCAGAATGGACAGAGGAAATCACTGCAACAGCATAA GTCGGAGCTAGAGAGGTGTGGGATCTGGCTCGTGGCTCCGCTGATCTCCAAACTGTCCAGTCAAGTCCAGGGTCGTGTACTCCGAGCTGCAGGAAACGTCCTCGAGAGTGTTGGGCAGACGTGGTCCAAGTCCAGCAAAGATAAAGACAAACAGAAGAC TCAAATGTCCCTGGTCAGCCACCAGCCTCTGTTGTCCTTAGTCCTGACGTGTCTTAAGGGTCAAGATGAACAGAGAGAAGGTCTCCTTACATCTCTCCAGACGCAGCTCACGCAGTTCCTGCAATCTCCTAAAGAT GATCGCTGGGAGGATGAGCAGAGTCGACGTATGATGCATGAAGCTTTGCAGCTCAGACTCAGTCTG GTTGGTAATATGTTTGACACCATCCTACGCAGCCAGCAATGGACAACAGAGTTTGCTCTTCTTCTGCTTCAGCTAATTACAACAGGAACTGTAGACACGCACTCAAACAG CGAACTCTTCACAACGGTCCTGGACATGCTGTCAGTGCTCATCAACAGCACCCTCTCCGGCGACTGCAGCGAGGGCGAGAAAGGCCGAGAACACCAGACTCTCATCAAGAAACTCAAGAAGGAACTCGGTGACAAACACTCGTACGATATCGACAGGGTCAGACAGCTTCTCCCGGTGCCCAAGAAAACGTGTGATGTGGTGACCGTGGAACCCATGGGGAGTCTTATCGACACCAAAGGGAATAAGATTGCTGGATTTGATTCTATCGATAAGAAGCAG GGTCTCCAAGTTGCCTCCAAGCAGAAGATCAACCCCTGGGACACCTTAGAGGCCTTCAAGAACCCCGCCCCGCTCTCGTGGTCCTTCTTTGGAGCGGTCCGCATGGAGCGCAAACCCCTCAAGTACCAGGAGCAGTTCCGCCTGACGCACTACCACACCCACACCCGGGAGAAACCGGACGACTACTACTTCCAGCCGCCTCAACTTCCTCCGGATGAGGAGGAGCCTCCTCAGCCAATCAGCCACAACGAAGTGGAGAAGGTTACCATGGAATCCGGGAACAGTCTATCGGAGAGCAGCAAGGGAGACGGGAGCAGCGGGGGTCAAGGGGAGACGACGATCAACACGACGACCAGCAAGAAGAGGAAGAGGGCACCGCGGAAGAAGACGCCCACGCCTAGTCAACAAATTAGGGAG CCATTTGCCTTCAACACGGGTATAGGCGCCGGAGGAGGATTCCAGGAACGTCCCTTCATGCAGCAACCTCAGAACTACATGCAAGGACAATTCCCTTACCAACAGCCACTACCACCAG CAGGACCTTCACGCATCGACAGACAGATGACCATGGGTAACTCCAAGGCAGCTCTGCGTAACATGCTGGTGGACAGGAAACATCCAGGAACCCAGGGACACGGCCAGACGCAACCG AGAGAAGAAGCTCTTAACTTTGGGAGTCCTATTTTGAAG TATCATCTGATGCAGAAACGTCAACAGA GCCAGGCCCAGGCCCACTAcaaacagcagcaacagcagcaagcAGCTAGGGGCAATGTACAGGACATGTTTATGCCGCCCTTCAAAGGGCCGCATGATGGCC TGCATCATATGCCACCGGGTGCACCACAG CAACAGATCCCAACGTCGGCCGGCTACGGTGGATACAACAGCCAAATGATGCCACAAACGCCTCTCCCTAATGACGCAATGGTATCACCCAATTACAGCAGCCACTATAGCTCTCACGGGGCTCAACCAGTAGGCCCAGGGGGGATGATGGGCCCACAGATGGGGAGGCCTCAATCGGCGCAGAACCAGCCTGCAGGGTATATGAGCCAACACAGACAGGTGCCAGCAGTGAG CCGGCTTCAGCACCAGTTGCAGCAACGCGCCTCGATGCAACACGGCGTACCACCGGGCAACATCATGCCCCACCAGCCCGGTGCCCAGATAACCGGTACCCAGCCTTACATGCAACAGATCAACCCACAGGAACGACAGCGGCAGTTGCTGCAGCAACAGCGACTAGCAGCCATGCAGAAGCACCAGGGTGGGCAGCATCAGCAACCGCAACATCAGCAGCAACCGCAGCACCACCAACAGGACCACGAGACGGCCAATCTGGTGAGTCACTTAAAGAGCCAGATGACCAGGGGAGGCCCACCGGGAAGTATGGCACCCCAACCCTTGCAGCCACCACCACCACAATATAATGTATATCAACAACAGTATTAA